In one Vibrio sp. CB1-14 genomic region, the following are encoded:
- a CDS encoding STAS/SEC14 domain-containing protein translates to MNTQRHGITIGIERIEGESLLILKATGKLTHEDYQAITPVLESSLQGISAKHMKMLVDITEFSGWELRAAWDDFQLGLKLGFNIEKIAIYGDKNWQELASKIGSWFIAGDMASFGNYQDAIEWLTD, encoded by the coding sequence ATGAACACACAACGTCACGGAATTACGATTGGAATAGAGCGCATTGAAGGCGAATCACTGCTAATTCTCAAGGCAACAGGCAAGCTTACTCATGAAGACTACCAAGCGATAACGCCAGTACTTGAGTCGAGTTTGCAGGGGATATCTGCCAAGCACATGAAAATGCTGGTCGACATTACCGAGTTTTCTGGCTGGGAGTTAAGAGCCGCCTGGGATGATTTTCAGTTAGGGTTAAAACTAGGCTTCAACATAGAAAAGATCGCGATTTACGGTGACAAAAACTGGCAGGAACTCGCGAGTAAAATAGGTAGCTGGTTTATTGCTGGAGACATGGCATCTTTTGGCAACTACCAAGACGCCATTGAATGGTTAACGGATTGA
- a CDS encoding aldo/keto reductase, which translates to MVSKVTMAPNGTEFSELVQGYWRLADWGMTPQERLTFLKQHIELGVTTVDHADIYGNYECETLFGEALALDPSVREEIQIVSKCDIKLCSDKFSDRKINHYDTSAKHIYESVDNSLQRLGVNELDVLLIHRPDVLMDADEVADAFNELYKIGKVKHFGVSNFTPRQYELLQSRLSKSLVTNQVEINPINFEVAHDGTLDQLQQLRVKPMAWSTLAGGEIFNGQSEQAQRVRSELEAIRAEVGATSIDQVIYAWVKRLPSNPLPIIGSGKIERVKAAISALDIELTREQWYRVWVASKGHGVP; encoded by the coding sequence ATGGTTTCTAAAGTAACGATGGCGCCAAATGGGACGGAATTTTCCGAGCTGGTTCAGGGGTATTGGCGTTTGGCTGATTGGGGGATGACACCGCAAGAACGTTTGACCTTCCTTAAACAGCATATCGAACTGGGTGTGACGACCGTTGATCACGCCGATATTTATGGCAACTATGAGTGTGAGACACTATTTGGTGAAGCGCTGGCACTGGATCCATCAGTCCGTGAGGAAATCCAGATCGTTTCAAAGTGCGATATTAAGCTATGTAGTGACAAGTTCTCAGATCGCAAGATCAACCATTATGACACCAGTGCAAAGCACATTTATGAATCGGTAGATAACTCTCTACAGAGACTGGGTGTGAATGAGCTTGATGTTCTGCTGATTCACCGTCCAGACGTTTTAATGGATGCTGACGAAGTCGCCGATGCATTTAACGAGTTGTATAAAATCGGTAAAGTGAAACACTTTGGTGTATCTAACTTCACGCCGCGTCAGTATGAGTTACTGCAATCGCGCTTAAGCAAGTCTCTGGTCACTAACCAAGTTGAAATCAACCCAATTAACTTTGAAGTTGCTCACGATGGTACTTTAGATCAGCTACAGCAACTAAGAGTGAAGCCAATGGCTTGGTCTACTCTTGCTGGTGGTGAGATCTTTAATGGTCAATCTGAACAAGCCCAGCGTGTTCGCAGTGAACTTGAAGCGATTCGAGCAGAAGTCGGCGCGACAAGCATCGACCAAGTGATTTACGCTTGGGTGAAACGTCTGCCATCTAACCCGCTTCCTATCATTGGCTCTGGTAAGATTGAGCGTGTAAAAGCCGCTATTTCGGCGTTAGACATTGAGCTAACTCGTGAGCAGTGGTATCGAGTTTGGGTAGCATCTAAAGGTCATGGTGTGCCATAG
- a CDS encoding XRE family transcriptional regulator, translated as MSFAERLKELIGQESVSGFARRVELSEALIRKYLKGSEPSLAKANQIAMKANCSLEWLATGCGYLYRQAEVVDMPAYQLAHETVLGNKLAESDTLTHRKLIIAYQYLRATKKSDGHLDAHGMKRCLLASLTNKLPTKNPRAFTPTQTRATKS; from the coding sequence GTGAGCTTTGCTGAAAGACTTAAAGAATTGATTGGACAAGAAAGCGTCAGTGGCTTCGCTCGCCGCGTTGAACTCTCTGAAGCACTTATACGCAAATATCTTAAAGGCAGTGAACCAAGCTTAGCAAAAGCTAATCAAATCGCGATGAAAGCCAACTGCTCACTTGAGTGGCTAGCCACTGGCTGCGGCTATTTATATCGTCAAGCAGAAGTGGTTGATATGCCCGCCTACCAACTCGCTCACGAAACCGTACTAGGTAATAAGCTCGCTGAAAGTGACACCCTCACTCATCGCAAACTCATCATCGCTTATCAATACTTACGTGCGACTAAGAAAAGTGATGGGCATTTAGATGCTCATGGTATGAAAAGGTGCTTGCTAGCATCACTAACTAATAAATTACCCACTAAAAACCCCAGAGCATTTACACCAACTCAAACCCGCGCAACAAAATCGTAA
- a CDS encoding GMP reductase has product MRIEQELKLGFKDVLFRPKRSTLKSRSQVNLTRDFTFKHSGRQWSGTPVIAANMDSVGSFEMATALAQHGVMTAMHKHYTVEQWAEFVKGASKETLNKVFVSTGTSERDFEKTKEILALSEDLEFICIDIANGYSEHLVEYVQKVRAEFPNKTISAGNVVTGDMCEELILAGADIVKVGIGPGSVCTTRVKTGVGYPQLSAIIECADAAHGLGGMIIGDGGCACAGDVAKAFGGGADFVMLGGMLAGHEQSGGEVFEKDGEKFMKFYGMSSQSAMDKHSGGVAQYRAAEGKTVLLPYRGDVNDTISDILGGVRSTCTYVGAAKLKELTKRTTFIRVQEQENNVFGKE; this is encoded by the coding sequence ATGCGTATCGAACAAGAACTTAAGTTAGGCTTTAAAGATGTACTGTTTCGCCCTAAGCGTTCAACACTGAAAAGTCGTTCTCAAGTAAATTTAACGCGCGATTTTACATTCAAGCACAGTGGTCGTCAATGGTCTGGTACACCAGTTATCGCTGCAAATATGGATTCAGTGGGTAGTTTTGAAATGGCAACGGCTCTTGCGCAGCACGGCGTAATGACAGCTATGCACAAACACTACACTGTTGAGCAGTGGGCAGAGTTCGTTAAAGGCGCATCAAAAGAGACGCTAAACAAAGTATTCGTATCAACGGGTACGTCTGAGCGTGATTTCGAGAAAACTAAAGAAATCCTAGCGCTTAGCGAAGATCTAGAGTTTATCTGTATCGACATCGCGAACGGTTACTCAGAGCACCTTGTTGAGTACGTACAAAAAGTTCGTGCAGAGTTCCCAAACAAGACTATCTCTGCAGGTAACGTTGTCACTGGCGACATGTGTGAAGAGCTAATCCTAGCGGGTGCTGATATCGTTAAAGTTGGTATTGGCCCAGGCTCTGTATGTACTACACGTGTTAAAACTGGTGTTGGTTACCCTCAGCTTTCTGCAATCATTGAATGTGCAGACGCAGCACACGGCCTTGGCGGCATGATCATCGGTGACGGTGGCTGTGCATGTGCGGGTGACGTCGCTAAAGCATTTGGTGGCGGTGCAGATTTCGTCATGCTTGGCGGTATGCTAGCAGGCCACGAGCAATCTGGCGGCGAAGTGTTTGAAAAAGACGGCGAGAAATTCATGAAGTTCTACGGCATGTCTTCTCAATCAGCAATGGACAAGCACTCTGGCGGCGTTGCTCAGTACCGCGCGGCAGAAGGTAAAACTGTACTACTTCCATACCGTGGTGATGTAAACGACACCATCTCCGATATTCTTGGTGGTGTGCGCTCTACTTGTACTTACGTAGGTGCAGCTAAGCTTAAAGAGCTTACTAAGCGTACCACGTTCATCCGTGTACAAGAGCAAGAGAACAACGTATTTGGTAAAGAGTAA
- a CDS encoding exoribonuclease R, producing the protein MIPDYTFDTLNTMPRQELEEFAARMISRMVPEDVMTELFTFEQEEVDNEERMLATQLDAILRMTAIALCEIQQAFDDSDNAIQNSERMTRLVLWHFYSVSFNLEKAIPLQTHCNHVEVLLNNRPKDVLGWVKELNDLLHSYAEINTEN; encoded by the coding sequence ATGATTCCTGATTACACATTCGATACCCTCAACACCATGCCACGACAAGAACTTGAAGAATTTGCTGCGCGTATGATAAGCCGCATGGTACCCGAGGACGTAATGACCGAGCTGTTCACCTTCGAGCAAGAAGAAGTGGATAACGAAGAACGTATGCTAGCAACCCAGCTTGACGCCATTTTAAGAATGACCGCGATTGCTCTGTGTGAGATTCAACAAGCATTTGACGATTCAGACAATGCTATCCAGAACAGTGAGCGTATGACGCGTCTCGTCTTATGGCACTTCTACTCCGTGTCATTCAACCTTGAAAAAGCGATCCCGTTGCAGACCCACTGTAACCACGTCGAAGTGTTGCTGAATAACCGACCTAAAGACGTACTAGGCTGGGTAAAGGAACTGAATGACTTGTTGCACTCTTACGCAGAGATCAACACTGAAAACTAA
- a CDS encoding DUF3297 family protein → MSDNAKPELPDHLSGNPRSPHHVAECFEHQIGIRLNGKERTDVEEYCISEGWVKIPSPKAKDRWGQPMLIKLKGTVDAFYV, encoded by the coding sequence ATGAGCGACAACGCAAAGCCAGAATTACCAGATCATCTATCAGGCAACCCTCGTAGCCCACATCACGTGGCTGAGTGTTTTGAACACCAAATTGGCATTCGCCTAAACGGTAAAGAGCGCACAGACGTTGAAGAATACTGCATCAGCGAAGGATGGGTTAAAATCCCTTCTCCAAAAGCAAAAGACCGTTGGGGTCAACCTATGCTGATCAAACTTAAAGGTACAGTTGACGCGTTTTACGTTTAA
- a CDS encoding porin, with translation MNRHCIRLLTFSFTLTCFPALAAVELYNQEGTELSVYGAIAAQVSQYDYDQSSAMGSPEGYNYNSDIVHIEDPGSYVGIDLSHQVGSMRGLVKLEWDVNFGTQSDTSDEALQQRQTYVGFAHDDYGQVTIGRQESPYMKTDKGYYAYWAGGLNMMQSDELGSRRTANTVVWSKQTDSFYLGLQYQASRNVEQISFGNGLNFGSVFQPTEDTPNISIDNGFGVAATYTFDFGTYVALAYNQANNINGKFIDLLGIPDPSFSLVASDAKVQQYALALEHHFFDGQLSVSGRYERFNAQDGTAAPSFDGTTDNIGVGANWFITDAVRVYGSYEWALDKNNLTQTTNTKVSMINVGAAWAPVPWGELYMEAYHDDVTLNQTLDWQSGAAPSDFRGNATHIFLGAAVLF, from the coding sequence ATGAACAGACATTGCATTAGACTTTTAACGTTTTCATTTACATTGACGTGTTTTCCCGCCCTTGCCGCTGTCGAACTGTATAACCAAGAAGGTACAGAGCTTTCCGTTTACGGCGCTATTGCCGCGCAAGTGAGCCAATATGATTATGACCAATCCTCTGCGATGGGAAGTCCTGAAGGTTATAACTACAACAGCGATATTGTTCACATTGAGGATCCAGGTTCTTACGTCGGTATCGACCTCTCTCACCAAGTGGGTTCAATGCGTGGACTTGTAAAACTCGAGTGGGATGTGAACTTCGGTACACAGTCCGATACATCTGACGAGGCACTACAACAACGTCAAACCTACGTTGGGTTTGCGCATGACGATTACGGCCAAGTGACCATCGGTAGACAAGAGAGTCCCTACATGAAAACCGATAAGGGCTATTACGCTTATTGGGCTGGCGGACTTAACATGATGCAATCAGATGAACTTGGCAGTCGTCGCACTGCTAATACCGTGGTTTGGTCAAAACAGACCGATAGCTTTTATTTGGGGCTTCAATACCAGGCGAGTAGGAATGTTGAACAAATTTCTTTCGGTAACGGGCTCAATTTTGGTTCCGTTTTTCAACCAACTGAAGACACGCCAAATATCTCAATAGACAACGGCTTTGGTGTTGCCGCTACCTACACATTCGATTTTGGTACCTATGTGGCGCTTGCCTATAACCAAGCAAATAATATTAATGGTAAATTCATCGACTTACTGGGCATCCCTGATCCATCATTTAGCCTTGTCGCGAGCGATGCCAAAGTACAACAGTACGCTCTGGCGTTAGAGCATCACTTCTTTGACGGTCAGCTTTCTGTATCCGGACGCTATGAGCGCTTCAACGCGCAAGATGGCACTGCGGCACCCAGTTTCGATGGTACTACCGACAATATTGGTGTTGGTGCCAACTGGTTTATCACCGATGCCGTGCGAGTTTACGGCAGCTATGAGTGGGCACTCGATAAGAACAACCTAACGCAAACCACAAATACTAAAGTGAGTATGATCAACGTCGGGGCAGCTTGGGCTCCGGTGCCTTGGGGGGAGCTGTACATGGAAGCCTACCACGATGATGTCACGCTAAATCAAACCCTAGATTGGCAATCAGGTGCTGCTCCGTCTGATTTTCGCGGTAACGCAACTCACATCTTCCTCGGTGCGGCCGTATTATTTTAG
- a CDS encoding porin yields MKSLFKLSTLAVSVFAASQVAAIELYNSEGTSANMYGGIAAQVSAYDYDESTIIGNDAGFAYNSDQTHIEDPGSWFGFDIKHQMGKVYGLAKIEWDVDFSTSTDLDSRRALTARQTFAGFGHDDFGSITIGRQESPYMKTDKGYYAYWVGGLNMMQSDELGSRRSQNTVVWQNDFDNLYIGLQYQARRSVDDLITFGGNGLNFGSLLEVNGDPVTIKGGYGAAVAYTIEQTGTYLAAAYNQANDINGSFIDLLGIPDAAAAITATDAEVKQYALALEQHLLDGALSLSARYEEFTAKDGLNSFDSKTTTFGLGANMYVSETVRIYGGYEMAEEKDEKLGRTKTEMTSFNLGAAYAPVPWGEVYLESYTDDLKLNDGLNFNDFTSVGVESKGTHFFLGAAVFF; encoded by the coding sequence ATGAAAAGTCTATTCAAGCTTTCTACTTTGGCAGTAAGTGTGTTTGCAGCATCGCAAGTTGCTGCAATTGAGTTGTATAATTCTGAAGGTACTAGCGCAAACATGTACGGCGGTATTGCAGCACAAGTCAGCGCATATGATTATGACGAATCAACGATTATCGGCAATGACGCAGGCTTTGCTTATAACTCAGACCAAACTCATATTGAAGATCCAGGCTCATGGTTTGGTTTTGATATCAAACACCAAATGGGTAAAGTGTATGGTCTTGCAAAAATTGAATGGGATGTAGACTTTTCAACATCGACAGACCTTGATAGTCGCCGCGCGCTAACCGCACGTCAGACATTTGCTGGTTTCGGCCACGATGATTTTGGTTCAATTACTATTGGTCGCCAAGAGAGCCCCTACATGAAAACGGACAAGGGCTACTACGCATACTGGGTTGGTGGTCTTAACATGATGCAATCTGACGAACTTGGTAGTCGCCGTTCTCAAAACACAGTAGTTTGGCAGAATGATTTTGATAACCTTTATATAGGCCTACAATATCAAGCTCGCCGCAGCGTAGATGACCTAATTACCTTTGGTGGTAACGGCCTGAACTTTGGCTCATTGCTAGAAGTTAATGGTGATCCTGTAACAATCAAAGGCGGTTATGGCGCAGCAGTTGCCTATACTATCGAGCAAACTGGCACATATTTAGCGGCAGCTTACAACCAAGCTAACGATATCAACGGTTCTTTCATTGACCTTCTTGGAATCCCTGATGCTGCAGCGGCAATTACAGCTACTGACGCAGAAGTTAAGCAGTACGCACTAGCACTTGAGCAACACTTGCTAGATGGCGCATTATCACTTTCTGCGCGTTACGAAGAATTTACAGCAAAAGACGGCCTAAATTCATTTGACTCAAAAACGACTACATTTGGCCTTGGCGCAAACATGTACGTGTCTGAAACAGTCCGTATTTACGGTGGCTACGAAATGGCCGAAGAGAAAGACGAAAAACTTGGTCGTACTAAGACTGAAATGACTTCGTTTAACCTAGGTGCGGCATACGCTCCCGTGCCTTGGGGTGAAGTTTACCTAGAAAGCTATACGGACGATCTTAAACTTAACGATGGTCTGAACTTCAATGACTTTACTTCTGTTGGCGTTGAATCCAAAGGCACTCACTTCTTCCTAGGTGCTGCAGTATTCTTCTAA
- a CDS encoding peptidoglycan DD-metalloendopeptidase family protein codes for MKLLRPILMTTAVIALSIASLISFLPEPTPESVEIKVTPYLGETVLDSFSNLDQPKDHSTRVHYFVKVGDTLSSVFSSWNLGYSTLQHVLEADLNVLKLDTIKPGDHLELIIDSQSKQLQSMIFHQSLVERAIYSKESDGSFEYRFEEEQGDWKETLYSGEVHGSFSTSAHRAGLSTRQIANITQVLRDKVNFARELRAGDRFEILVNHQYLGNHPTGNAEVQGISIALGNREVAAFLADDGRFYDRDGNSLEQAFDRYPIGKAYRRVTSHFNPKRKHPVTGRISPHNGTDFATPVGAPVYSTGDGKVIAIRNHPYAGKYVVIEHNSVYTTRYLHLSKFLVRQGQQVKRGQKIALAGATGRLTGPHLHFEVLVRNRAVNPLTADLPLATSISKEEKSQFLARISDFDRRVANKRMANQEQPMKDSDV; via the coding sequence ATGAAGCTTCTTCGTCCTATCTTGATGACTACTGCTGTCATCGCTCTCTCTATTGCTTCTTTAATTAGCTTTCTGCCTGAACCGACACCAGAGTCTGTTGAAATAAAGGTGACTCCTTATCTAGGAGAGACAGTTTTGGATTCTTTTTCGAATCTAGACCAGCCAAAAGACCATTCAACTCGAGTTCACTACTTTGTCAAAGTAGGGGATACCTTAAGTTCCGTTTTCTCATCATGGAACCTTGGTTACTCAACTCTTCAGCATGTTCTAGAAGCTGACCTGAATGTATTAAAACTCGACACTATCAAACCAGGCGATCATCTCGAGCTTATTATCGACTCACAATCAAAACAGTTACAGTCGATGATCTTCCATCAGAGCTTGGTAGAACGCGCTATCTATAGTAAAGAATCAGATGGGTCGTTTGAGTATCGCTTTGAAGAGGAGCAGGGTGACTGGAAAGAAACCTTGTATTCCGGAGAGGTTCACGGCAGCTTTTCTACTTCTGCGCATCGAGCTGGTCTTTCGACAAGGCAGATTGCAAATATTACTCAAGTGTTGAGGGACAAAGTTAACTTCGCCAGAGAATTACGTGCGGGTGATCGTTTCGAGATTTTGGTTAATCACCAATACTTGGGTAATCACCCAACGGGTAACGCTGAAGTTCAAGGTATTTCCATTGCATTGGGTAATCGAGAGGTTGCAGCGTTCTTAGCTGATGACGGTCGCTTCTATGACCGTGATGGCAATAGCTTAGAACAAGCTTTTGACCGCTACCCTATAGGCAAGGCCTATCGCCGAGTAACCTCCCACTTTAACCCTAAGCGTAAGCATCCGGTAACAGGAAGAATATCTCCCCACAACGGCACCGACTTCGCGACACCTGTGGGTGCACCGGTCTATTCAACTGGTGATGGTAAGGTAATAGCTATCCGCAACCATCCTTACGCTGGCAAGTATGTGGTCATTGAACACAACAGTGTTTACACCACACGTTACTTACATTTGTCTAAATTTTTGGTGAGACAAGGACAACAAGTGAAACGCGGCCAGAAGATTGCGCTTGCGGGTGCAACAGGTCGATTGACAGGTCCACACCTCCATTTTGAAGTGCTGGTGCGAAATCGTGCCGTAAACCCACTTACGGCAGACCTTCCTTTGGCGACATCTATTTCAAAGGAGGAAAAGAGCCAGTTCTTAGCGCGTATTTCAGATTTTGATCGCCGAGTTGCCAATAAACGCATGGCAAACCAAGAGCAACCAATGAAAGACAGTGATGTTTAG